From the Thermodesulfobacteriota bacterium genome, the window GATCCAAAAACAGTGGAAACTATATTGGGTGAAGTCGTAACTTTAGAAAAAATTACCCCGAGGGATGGAATGTCATACGGCGTGCACCTGATCGTGAAAACAGATGGAGAAACAATCTCCGTCCACCTGGGTCCTGGATGGTTTATCGAAAGGCAGGACATAATGATTGAACCTAAAGACAAAATTGAGGTCACAGGATCAAGAATAACGTATCAAGGAAAACCTGTAATTATCGCAGCTGAAGTGAAAAAAGGCGATGAACTTCTAAAACTCCGCGATGAAAATGGTATACCATACTGGGCCGGTTGGAGAAAAAATAAATAACGGAGGCTGACCAGATGCGAAATATTATGGTAAACATATCGTGCATATCCCTGACGATCCTTATGTTATTAATCCCACGAGGAGTATTGGCTCAGGACGATCTTCAAAAAAAGGCGCAAGCACTTTTCAAACCCATTCCCGATTCACCTCCAGAACTTAAACATAACCCCATTTCACAAGAAAAGGTTCTGCTAGGCAAAATGCTTTACTTCGATCCTAGACTCTCCGCCTCAAATTTGATCAGCTGTAACACCTGCCACAATTTAGGAACAGCCGGTGTAGACCTGCAGGAAACCTCTACCGGACATGGATGGCAAAAGGGGCCTCGAAACGCACCAACAGTACTAAACGCGGTTTTCAATATAGCTCAGTTTTGGGATGGAAGGGCTAAGGATTTGGAGGAACAGGCAAAGGGGCCAATTCAGGCAACCGTGGAAATGAGTAACAATCCGAAGAGATTGGTTGAAACACTAGACAGCATGCCTGAATATAAAGAATTATTTAAGAGGTCTTTTCCGCAGGAGAAAACCACGGTCAATCTGGATAATACCGTAAAGGCAATCGAGGCATTCGAAGCCACGCTCTTGACCCCCAACTCTCGCTTCGACAAATTTCTCAAAGGAGATGCCACAGCTCTTAATGAAAAAGAAAAGGAGGGTCTCAAACTTTTCGTGGATAAGGGCTGTGCCGGTTGCCATAATGGCATCAACATCGGTGGAGGCGCTTACTTCCCCTTTGGAGTCGTAGAGAAACCGGGGGCAGACATTCTTCCTCCAGATGACAAGGGGCGATTTATGGTTACCAAGACCGCTAGGGACGAATATGTATTTAAGGTACCTACATTGAGAAATATCGACCTAACCCCTCCATATTTTCACTCAGGAAAGGTCTGGAGTCTGAAGCAGGCGGTAGGAATTATGGGGGCAGCACAGCTGGGCATAGAACTCACGGACGACGATATTGATAAGATAACCGCTTTCTTGTCAACACTGACTGGAGATCAACCACAGGTAGAATACCCGATCTTGCCTTCTAACACCGACAAGACCCCGCGCCCAATCCTGGAGGTTTTACAGGAGCAGAGCTCGGGTCACTAATTCTGCATAGAATATTGAATTCTAAGTAAACATTAATAGAGGAGGTTTCAAATGGAAGTAAGAAAATTAAGCAATTATTCATTCGGTGGTGAGACTAAATTGAGCTTCGATGAAGCAGTAAAAAAAGTGACTGAATCCATGAAAGAACAGGGATTTGGTATCCTTACAGAAATAGATGCGAAAAAAGTGCTTAAAGAAAAATTAGGTCTTGATAGAAAACCATATAAGATCCTTGGCGCGTGTAACCCGCAATTTGCTCATAAGGCGATTGACATGGAACCAGAAATAGGAACCCTTCTGCCCTGTAATGTTTTGGTATATGAGAGAGATGACGGAACCGTAGTTGTATCGGCGATGAATCCTGAGGCTGCTTTGAAGCTCGTCGGAAACCCAAACATAGAAGCTATTGCAAAGCAGGTAAGAACGAGAATAGAGAAAGCCTTGGAAGAACTTTAACACTAAGAGCATAATTAAGAAAATGAAAATAGAACTAAAATAGGGACTGACACTATTTATGACTCGGCATTATTACTTACGCCA encodes:
- a CDS encoding DUF302 domain-containing protein, which codes for MEVRKLSNYSFGGETKLSFDEAVKKVTESMKEQGFGILTEIDAKKVLKEKLGLDRKPYKILGACNPQFAHKAIDMEPEIGTLLPCNVLVYERDDGTVVVSAMNPEAALKLVGNPNIEAIAKQVRTRIEKALEEL
- a CDS encoding cytochrome-c peroxidase, encoding MRNIMVNISCISLTILMLLIPRGVLAQDDLQKKAQALFKPIPDSPPELKHNPISQEKVLLGKMLYFDPRLSASNLISCNTCHNLGTAGVDLQETSTGHGWQKGPRNAPTVLNAVFNIAQFWDGRAKDLEEQAKGPIQATVEMSNNPKRLVETLDSMPEYKELFKRSFPQEKTTVNLDNTVKAIEAFEATLLTPNSRFDKFLKGDATALNEKEKEGLKLFVDKGCAGCHNGINIGGGAYFPFGVVEKPGADILPPDDKGRFMVTKTARDEYVFKVPTLRNIDLTPPYFHSGKVWSLKQAVGIMGAAQLGIELTDDDIDKITAFLSTLTGDQPQVEYPILPSNTDKTPRPILEVLQEQSSGH
- a CDS encoding DNA-binding protein, producing the protein MFKLRFLISILTLISLIYSFESLAQPGGKWKGSGGWGSGSGYNRMYDPKTVETILGEVVTLEKITPRDGMSYGVHLIVKTDGETISVHLGPGWFIERQDIMIEPKDKIEVTGSRITYQGKPVIIAAEVKKGDELLKLRDENGIPYWAGWRKNK